In the genome of Neosynechococcus sphagnicola sy1, one region contains:
- the ureG gene encoding urease accessory protein UreG, with translation MSRLRVGIAGPVGSGKTALVEALCKALRGQFGIAVVTNDIYTQEDAQFLVRSQALEGDRIMGVETGGCPHTAIREDASINLAAIEELERRFTNLDLLFVESGGDNLAATFSPELVDVTIYVIDVAAGDKIPRKGGPGITKSDLLVINKIDLAPLVGADLEGMARDTSRMRGQKPFVFCNLKLQTGLPVVIDFILNYLEPSRAMTGGQSLTIA, from the coding sequence ATGAGTCGATTACGGGTAGGCATTGCAGGTCCAGTAGGTTCTGGGAAAACCGCCCTGGTTGAAGCCCTTTGTAAAGCCCTCCGAGGGCAGTTTGGGATTGCAGTGGTTACAAATGATATCTACACCCAGGAGGATGCTCAGTTCTTGGTGAGATCGCAGGCACTGGAGGGCGATCGCATTATGGGTGTAGAAACAGGTGGTTGTCCCCACACCGCAATCCGGGAAGATGCGTCGATTAATCTGGCCGCCATTGAAGAACTGGAGCGGCGGTTTACCAATTTAGACCTCCTGTTTGTAGAAAGTGGGGGCGATAATCTGGCCGCCACCTTCAGCCCTGAACTGGTAGATGTAACCATATATGTCATTGATGTGGCTGCGGGGGATAAAATTCCTCGCAAAGGAGGCCCAGGGATTACCAAATCAGATTTGTTGGTGATTAACAAAATTGATCTGGCTCCCCTAGTCGGTGCAGATCTAGAGGGGATGGCACGGGATACATCCCGAATGCGCGGGCAAAAACCCTTTGTGTTCTGCAACTTGAAGCTACAAACTGGGTTGCCCGTGGTGATTGATTTTATTCTCAACTATTTAGAACCGAGCAGAGCGATGACTGGCGGCCAGTCTTTGACCATCGCCTGA
- a CDS encoding DUF302 domain-containing protein, whose product MNVNNGIISQLSPYSVTETIDRLAAILQAKNITIFARIDQQAEAEKVGLSLRPTQLLLFGNPKAGTPLMIAEPTIALDLPLKVLAWESADDKVWLSYTDPDYLQQRFSLPNELLKNIAIIAPLIDQALL is encoded by the coding sequence ATGAATGTAAATAATGGCATCATCAGCCAGCTTAGCCCCTATTCAGTCACCGAAACCATCGATCGACTCGCAGCTATCTTGCAGGCAAAAAATATCACCATCTTTGCTCGTATTGATCAACAAGCTGAAGCTGAAAAAGTTGGGCTGAGTCTACGTCCGACGCAGTTATTGCTATTTGGCAATCCGAAAGCCGGAACACCGCTCATGATCGCAGAACCCACGATCGCTCTGGATTTACCTCTGAAGGTGCTGGCATGGGAATCGGCTGATGACAAAGTGTGGCTGAGTTACACCGATCCTGATTATTTACAACAGCGGTTCTCTCTCCCCAATGAATTGCTTAAGAACATCGCCATCATTGCACCTTTAATTGATCAAGCCCTCCTCTAA